A single genomic interval of Pseudopipra pipra isolate bDixPip1 chromosome 29, bDixPip1.hap1, whole genome shotgun sequence harbors:
- the LIX1L gene encoding LIX1-like protein yields MEAVRAQRLQPGVGAGPRGARPGLPGAPAPPGLGPAAAPGLGAGLGLPPPPPPLGLQGPPGAGAGAGPPAVLREAVEAVVRSFAKHTQGYGRVNVVEALQEFWQMKASRGADLRHGALVLYEMVPAGSPPYVCYVTLPGGSCFGSFQFCPTKAEARRSAAKIALMNSVFNEHPSRRITDDFIEKSVSEALASFNGNREEADNPNTGIGAFRFMLESNKGKSMLEFQELMTVFQLLHWNGSLKAMRERQCSRQEVLAHYSHRALDDDIRNQMALDWVNREQSVPGALSRELAATERELDEARLAGKELRFHKEKKDILLLAAGQLGSGHSAGC; encoded by the exons ATGGAGGCGGTGCGGGCGCAGCGGCTGCAGCCCGGGGTGGGCGCGGGGCCTcgcggggcccggcccggcctccCCGGGgcccccgcgccgccggggctggggccggcAGCGGCGCCGGGGCTcggagcggggctggggctgccgccgccgccgcccccgctgGGTTTGCAGGGCCCCCCcggcgccggggccggggccgggccgcccgcGGTGCTGCGGGAGGCGGTGGAGGCCGTGGTGCGGAGCTTCGCCAAGCACACGCAGGGCTACGGCCGCG TGAACGTGGTGGAGGCCCTGCAGGAGTTCTGGCAGATGAAGGCGTCGCGCGGGGCCGACCTTCGCCACGGGGCGCTGGTGCTCTACGAGATGGTGCCCGCCGGGAGCCCCCCCTACGTGTGCTACGTCACCCTGCCCGGGGGCAGCTGCTTCGGCAGCTTCCAG TTCTGTCCCACCAAGGCCGAGGCGCGGCGCAGCGCGGCCAAGATCGCGCTGATGAACTCCGTGTTCAACGAGCACCCGTCGCGCCGCATCACCGACGACTTCATCGAGAAGAGCGTCTCTGAGGCCCTGGCGTCCTTCAAC GGCAACCGGGAGGAGGCGGATAATCCCAACACCGGGATCGGGGCGTTCCGCTTCATGCTGGAGTCCAACAAGGGAAAATCCATGCTGGAGTTCCAG gaGCTGATGACggttttccagctgctgcactggaaCGGGAGCCTGAAGGCCATGCGGGAGCGGCAGTGCTCGCGCCAG GAAGTCCTGGCTCACTATTCCCACCGCGCCCTGGACGATGACATCCGGAACCAGATGGCCCTGGACTGGGTGAACCGGGAGCAGAGCGTCCCGGGCGCCCTTTCCCGGGAGCTGGCGGCCACGGAGCGGGAGCTGGACGAGGCCCGGCTGGCCGGGAAGGAGCTGCGCTTCCATAAGGAGAAGAAGGACATCCTGCTGCTGGCGGCTGGCCAGTTGGGATCCGGCCACTCCGCCGGCTGCTGA
- the ITGA10 gene encoding LOW QUALITY PROTEIN: integrin alpha-10 (The sequence of the model RefSeq protein was modified relative to this genomic sequence to represent the inferred CDS: deleted 1 base in 1 codon) yields the protein MWGVGGQGVLPALLLLPGLCAGFNIDVENPRVFRGPPESQFGYRVLQWGDDGDRGLLVGAPWDGDGQGDVYKCGVGPQNSSCAKANLGDTAPWLRGSAGHLGMTLVGSKDGGFVACAPLWSQECGTSVFSSGRCVRLDEELRLVETVAPTAQRCSTYMDIVLVLDGSNSIYPWEEVQDFLGNILGRFFIGPGQTQVGVLQYGEEVVQEWALGQHPTAQALLEAARNLTRQEGRETRTAMAIRQACAESFSAERGGRSGAARLLLVVTDGESHDGEELPAALAECEKRNITRYAIAVLGHYLRRQQDPEDFIREIKFIASDPDEKYFFNVTDEAALNDIVDALGDRIFSLEGTREDNESAFELEMSQIGFSIHLLEDGILFGMVGAYDWEGGVLEESRRGRIIPPREAFQGEFPLELKNHAAYLGYSVSSLRLPGGQRLLVAGAPRFQHKGKVLLFQLDPAGTVTVTQTLMGEQIGSYFGSEVLALDLEGDGATDLLLVAAPTYLGGQSREAGKVYLYRVGQGRLSPAGSLHPEARPQDSRFGSALGAVPDLGQDGLAGAVVGAPLEDGHRGALYVFHGAPGTLVPRHKQRIEAAALGWNLRYFGVSVDGRMDMDGDGLVDVAVGAQGAAVVLR from the exons AtgtggggggtggggggccAGGGGGTGCTCCCGgcgctgctcctgctcccag GGCTCTGCGCGGGGTTCAACATCGACGTGGAGAACCCGCGGGTGTTCCGGGGCCCCCCCGAGTCCCAGTTCGGGTACCGGGTGCTGCAATGGGGGGACGACGGCGACAGGGG GCTGCTGGTGGGGGCCCCGTGGGATGGGGACGGTCAAGGCGACGTCTACAAGTGCGGCGTGGGACCCCAAAACTCCTCCTGCGCCAAGGCCAACCTCG GGGACACAGCGCCGTGGCTCCGCGGCAGCGCCGGACACCTCGGGATGACCCTGGTGGGCTCCAAGGACGGCGGGTTCGTG GCGTGTGCCCCGCTTTGGTCCCAGGAATGCGGCACCTCCGTGTTCAGCTCCGGCCGCTGCGTCCGCCTGGACGAGGAGCTGCGGCTCGTGGAGACGGTCGCGCCCACGGCACAGC GCTGCTCCACCTACATGGACATCGTTCTGGTGCTGGACGGCTCCAACAGCATCTACCCCTGGGAGGAGGTGCAGGATTTCCTCGGGAACATCCTGGGGCGCTTCTTCATCGGCCCCGGGCAGACTCAG GTGGGGGTGCTGCAGTACGGGGAGGAGGTGGTGCAGGAGTGGGCGCTGGGGCAGCACCCCACGGCCCAGGCCCTGCTCGAGGCCGCCCGGAACCTGACGcggcaggaggggagggagacgCGCACGGCCATGGCCATCCGGCAGGCCTG CGCCGAGTCCTTCAGCGCCGAGCGGGGCGGGCGCTCGGGGGCTGCGcggctgctgctggtggtgacGGACGGGGAGTCCCACGACGGGGAGGAGCTGCCGGCGGCGCTGGCAGAGTGCGAGAAGCGCAACATCACCCGCTACGCCATCGCC GTCCTGGGGCACTACCTGCGGCGGCAGCAGGATCCCGAGGATTTCATCCGGGAGATCAAGTTCATCGCCAGCGATCCCGACGAGAAGTACTTCTTCAACGTCACCGACGAGGCCGCTCTCAACGACATCGTGGACGCGCTG GGAGATCGGATTTTCAGCCTCGAAG GCACCCGTGAGGACAACGAGAGCGCCTTCgagctggagatgtcccagatCGGCTTCTCCATCCACCTCCTCGAG GACGGGATCCTCTTTGGAATGGTGGGAGCCTACGACTGGGAGGGGGGCGTGCTGGAGGAGAGCCGGCGCGGGCGCATCATCCCACCCCGGGAAGCATTCCAGGGGGAATTCCCGCTGGAGCTGAAGAACCACGCAGCGTATCTCG gTTACTCGGTGTCCTCGCTGCGGCTCCCAGGGGGGCAGCGCCTGTTGGTGGCCGGAGCCCCCCGATTCCAGCACAAAGGAAAAGTCCTCCTCTTCCAGCTGGACCCCGCGGGCACCGTGACAGTGACCCAGACGCTGATGGGGGAGCAG ATCGGCTCCTACTTCGGCAGCGAGGTGCTGGCCCTGGACCTGGAAGGGGACGGGGCCACCgacctgctgctggtggcagcGCCCACCTACCTGGGGGGCCAGAGCAGGGAGGCGGGGAAGGTTTACCTGTACCGCGTGGGGCAG GGCCGCCTGAGCCCCGCAGGGTCGCTGCACCCCGAGGCGAGGCCGCAGGACTCGCGGTTCGGCTCCGCGCTGGGCGCGGTGCCGGACCTGGGGCAGGACGGGCTGGCGGGCGCCGTGGTGGGTGCCCCGCTGGAGGACGGGCACCGCGGGGCCCTCTACGTGTTCCACGGCGCCCCGGGCACCCTCGTGCCCCGGCACAAGCAG CGCATCGAGGCGGCGGCGCTGGGATGGAACCTCCGCTATTTCGGGGTCAGCGTGGACGGACGGATGGACATGGACGGGGACGGGCTGGTGGACGTGGCCGTGGGGGCGCAGGGGGCGGCCGTGGTGCTGCGGTGA
- the PEX11B gene encoding peroxisomal membrane protein 11B produces MEAWVRFSAQSQARERLLRAAQYACTLAGAALNSGTSSGTLNRLQQLEAHLSLGRKLLRLGGSAEALGGAQRSLHLPDPVLRFCLTLSHLNRALFLACDNVLWAGKSGILPSLDSHKWSQRAFRYYLFALVVNLSRDAYEIRVLLERAEAAGKRGKSPENRPQLRADGGTQRLRLQLQLQLRLLLQVLRDNPPLLLDLLRNACDLVIPLEKLGLCRSSPGLVGLCGLTSSVLSILTILHPWLKLKP; encoded by the exons ATGGAGGCCTGGGTGCGCTTCAGCGCCCAGAGCCAGGCCCGGGAGCGCCTCCTCAG ggcCGCCCAGTACGCCTGTACCCTGGCCGGGGCCGCACTGAACTCCGGGACCAGCTCCGGGACCCTGAACCgcctccagcagctggaggctCATCTGAGCCTGGGCCGCAAAT TGCTGCGCCTGGGGGGCTCGGCCGaggccctggggggggcccagCGCTCGCTGCACCTCCCCGACCCCGTGCTGAGGTTCTGCCtcaccctgtcccacctgaaCCGCGCCCTCTTCCTCGCCTGCGACAACGTCCTGTGGGCCGGGAAGAGCGGGATCCTGCCCAGCCTCGACAGCCACAAGTGGAGCCAGAGGGCCTTCAG GTATTACCTGTTTGCCCTGGTGGTGAACCTGAGCCGGGACGCCTACGAGATCCGGGTGCTGCTGGAGCGCGCGGAGGCGGCCGGGAAGCGCGGGAAGAGCCCGGAAAACCGGCCCCAGCTGCGGGCCGACGGCGGGACCCAGCGGCTCcggctccagctgcagctccagctccggCTCCTGCTCCAGGTGCTCCGGGACAACCCCCCGCtgctgctggacctgctccGGAATGCCTGCGACCTGGTGATCCCGCTGGAAAAGCTGGGGCTGTGCCGGAGCAGCCCGGGATTGGTGGGATTGTGCGGCCTCACCTCCTCCGTGCTCTCCATCCTCACCATCCTCCACCCCTGGCTCAAGCTGAAGCCGTAG